In the Cololabis saira isolate AMF1-May2022 chromosome 7, fColSai1.1, whole genome shotgun sequence genome, one interval contains:
- the LOC133447419 gene encoding collagen alpha-1(I) chain-like, whose translation MEEVKVPMKFLPVQMGRPWDEGEPPLQRVWSTEEGVGHHRGGRGLQRRAWAPEEGVGHHRGGRGPPQRRAWAPEEGVGHDRGGRGPPQRRAWATTEEGVGHHRGGCVPQRRAWATEEGVGHHRGGRGPQRRAWATEEGVGHHRGGRGPQRRAWATTEEGVGPRGGRGPQRRRRVWALEEGVGHRGGRGPPQRRVWALEEGVGHRGGCGPPQRRAWAPEEGVGHHRGGRGPQRRVWATEEGVGHHRGGRGPQRRAWATTEEGVGHHRGGRGPKRRAWATEEGVGHRGGRGPPQRRAWATTEEGVGHRGGRGPQRRTWATTEEGVGHRGGRGPPQRRAWATTEEGVGHHRGGRGPPQRRAWATEEGVGHRGGRGPQRRAWATEEGVGHRGGRGPQRRAWATTEEGVGHHRGGHGPPQRRAWSTEEGVGHKGGRGPQRRAWAPEEGVGHHRAGRGPQRRAWATEEGVGHHRGGRGPQRRAWATTEEGVGHHRGGRGPKRRAWATEEGVGHRGGRGPPQRRAWATTEEGVGHRGGRGPPQRRAWATEEGVGHHRGGRGPPQRRAWATEEGVGHRGGRGPPQRRTWATEEGVGHRGGRGPQRRAWSTEEGVGHHRGGRGPPQRRAWATKEGVGHRGGRGLQRRAWATTEQGVGHRGGCGPPQRRVWVTTEEGVGHHRGGRGPQRGGRGPPQRRAWATTEEGVGSRGGRGPQRRAWATTEEGVGHHRGGRGPQRRAWAPEEGVGHHRGGRGPPQRRAWAPEEGVGHHRGGRGP comes from the exons ATGGAAGAGGTGAAGGTCCCTATGAAGTTCCTCCCGGTCCAGATGGGACGGCCATGGGACGAAGGAGAGCCCCCTCTCCA AAGAGTGTGGTCCACAGAGGAGGGCGTGGGCCACCACAGAGGAGGGCGTGGGCTCCAGAGGAGGGCGTGGGCCCCAGAGGAGGGCGTGGGCCACCACAGAGGAGGGCGTGGGCCACCACAGAGGAGGGCGTGGGCTCCAGAGGAGGGCGTGGGCCACGACAGAGGAGGGCGTGGGCCACCACAGAGGAGGGCGTGGGCCACGACAGAGGAGGGCGTGGGCCACCACAGAGGAGGGTGTGTGCCACAGAGGAGGGCGTGGGCCACAGAGGAGGGCGTGGGCCACCACAGAGGAGGGCGTGGGCCCCAGAGGAGGGCGTGGGCCACAGAGGAGGGCGTGGGCCACCACAGAGGAGGGCGTGGGCCCCAGAGGAGGGCGTGGGCCACCACAGAGGAGGGCGTGGGCCCTAGAGGAGGGCGTGGGCCACAGAGGAGG AGGAGGGTGTGGGCCCTAGAGGAGGGCGTGGGCCACAGAGGAGGGCGTGGGCCACCACAGAGGAGGGTGTGGGCCCTAGAGGAGGGCGTGGGCCACAGAGGAGGGTGTGGGCCACCACAGAGGAGGGCGTGGGCCCCAGAGGAGGGCGTGGGCCACCACAGAGGAGGGCGTGGGCCACAAAGGAGGGTGTGGGCCACAGAGGAGGGCGTGGGCCACCACAGAGGAGGGCGTGGGCCCCAGAGGAGGGCGTGGGCCACCACAGAGGAGGGCGTGGGCCACCACAGAGGAGGGCGTGGGCCAAAGAGGAGGGCGTGGGCCACAGAGGAGGGCGTGGGCCACAGAGGAGGACGTGGGCCACCACAGAGGAGGGCGTGGGCCACCACAGAGGAGGGCGTGGGCCACAGAGGAGGGCGTGGGCCACAGAGGAGGACGTGGGCCACCACAGAGGAGGGCGTGGGCCACAGAGGAGGGCGTGGGCCACCACAGAGGAGGGCGTGGGCCACCACAGAGGAGGGCGTGGGCCACCACAGAGGAGGGCGTGGGCCACCACAGAGGAGGGCGTGGGCCACAGAGGAGGGCGTGGGCCACAGAGGAGGACGTGGGCCACAGAGGAGGGCGTGGGCCACAGAGGAGGGCGTGGGCCACAGAGGAGGGCGTGGTCCACAGAGGAGGGCGTGGGCCACCACAGAGGAGGGCGTGGGCCACCACAGAGGAGGGCATGGGCCACCACAGAGGAGGGCGTGGTCCACAGAGGAGGGCGTGGGCCACAAAGGAGGGCGTGGGCCACAGAGGAGGGCGTGGGCTCCAGAGGAGGGCGTGGGCCACCACAGAGCAGGGCGTGGGCCACAAAGGAGGGCGTGGGCCACAGAGGAGGGCGTGGGCCACCACAGAGGAGGGCGTGGGCCCCAGAGGAGGGCGTGGGCCACCACAGAGGAGGGCGTGGGCCACCACAGAGGAGGGCGTGGGCCAAAGAGGAGGGCGTGGGCCACAGAGGAGGGCGTGGGCCACAGAGGAGGACGTGGGCCACCACAGAGGAGGGCGTGGGCCACCACAGAGGAGGGCGTGGGCCACAGAGGAGGACGTGGGCCACCACAGAGGAGGGCGTGGGCCACAGAGGAGGGCGTGGGCCACCACAGAGGAGGGCGTGGGCCACCACAGAGGAGGGCGTGGGCCACAGAGGAGGGCGTGGGCCACAGAGGAGGACGTGGGCCACCACAGAGGAGGACGTGGGCCACAGAGGAGGGCGTGGGCCACAGAGGAGGGCGTGGGCCACAGAGGAGGGCGTGGTCCACAGAGGAGGGCGTGGGCCACCACAGAGGAGGGCGTGGGCCACCACAGAGGAGGGCATGGGCCACAAAGGAGGGCGTGGGCCACAGAGGAGGGCGTGGGCTCCAGAGGAGGGCGTGGGCCACCACAGAGCAGGGCGTGGGCCACAGAGGAGGGTGTGGGCCACCACAGAGGAGGGTGTGGGTCACCACAGAGGAGGGCGTGGGCCACCACAGAGGAGGGCGTGGGCCCCAGAGAGGAGGGCGTGGGCCACCACAGAGGAGGGCGTGGGCCACCACAGAGGAGGGCGTGGGCTCCAGAGGAGGGCGTGGGCCCCAGAGGAGGGCGTGGGCCACCACAGAGGAGGGCGTGGGCCACCACAGAGGAGGGCGTGGGCCCCAGAGGAGGGCGTGGGCCCCAGAGGAGGGCGTGGGCCACCACAGAGGAGGGCGTGGGCCACCACAGAGGAGGGCGTGGGCCCCAGAGGAGGGCGTGGGCCACCACAGAGGAGGGCGTGGGCCCTAG